In the Thermogemmatispora onikobensis genome, one interval contains:
- a CDS encoding NADH-quinone oxidoreductase subunit K, with protein sequence MVPVLAPTVAGELVKTTSLIAAPSTQLLQILGVLLLLSTFAITAARLLSHAIWAYMLQSLLLGLIAGVVGYITGSVDLYAVAVLTIVVKCGAIGWILQRITRRLHIQREVRPYINVPSSLLICVLLTVLAFFVSPAVVARGVVPDKPPLAISIALVLMGLFLLASRRHVVMQVVGLLTIENGLFAGAIAIAYGMPLIVEFGILFDILIAVIVMGLLVTLIQRVLVSADTADLRRLRG encoded by the coding sequence ATCGCTGCGCCATCCACACAGCTCCTTCAGATTCTGGGGGTGCTGCTTCTCCTGAGTACCTTTGCAATAACAGCGGCCCGCCTTCTCTCTCATGCTATCTGGGCCTATATGCTCCAATCGTTGCTGCTCGGATTGATAGCAGGAGTCGTGGGCTATATTACCGGGAGCGTGGATCTTTACGCCGTGGCCGTCCTCACCATCGTGGTAAAATGTGGCGCCATTGGCTGGATTCTCCAGCGGATTACAAGGCGTTTGCATATTCAACGGGAAGTGCGCCCCTATATCAACGTTCCCAGCTCATTACTCATCTGTGTCTTGCTCACAGTCCTGGCCTTCTTCGTATCGCCGGCGGTGGTAGCTCGTGGCGTTGTGCCGGACAAGCCTCCACTGGCGATCTCCATTGCTTTGGTGCTGATGGGGCTGTTCTTACTGGCCAGCCGTCGCCATGTGGTCATGCAGGTAGTCGGGTTGCTCACCATCGAGAATGGACTCTTTGCAGGTGCCATCGCCATCGCCTACGGAATGCCCCTGATCGTGGAATTTGGTATTCTCTTCGATATTCTGATTGCGGTCATAGTCATGGGCCTGTTGGTCACACTGATCCAGCGTGTGCTGGTGAGCGCCGACACGGCTGACCTGCGGCGCTTGCGGGGGTAA